One Trachemys scripta elegans isolate TJP31775 unplaced genomic scaffold, CAS_Tse_1.0 scaffold_28, whole genome shotgun sequence genomic window carries:
- the LOC117870385 gene encoding tripartite motif-containing protein 10-like translates to MVCHLSRDHREHTVVPIEEAAEEYKDQIRSCLKTLKKEKEEILSFKLRGENKSHELLKQLETEKQKIVSEFQQLRQFLEEQERLLLAQLEELNKEIEKRRAEYVAKLSEEIASFSSLITEMEQKCQLPASEFLQVRRC, encoded by the exons ATGGTTTGCCACCTGTCCCGAGATCACAGAGAACACACTGTGGTTCCCATAGAGGAGGCTGCCGAGGAGTACAAG gacCAAATTCGGAGCTGTTTGAAGACtttgaagaaagagaaagaagagattCTGTCATTTAAATTGAGAGGGGAAAATAAAAGCCATGAACTGCTG AAACAGCTAGAAACTGAGAAGCAGAAGATTGTGTCTGAATTTCAGCAACTGCGCCAGTTTCTGGAGGAACAAGAGCGactcctgctggcccagctggAAGAGCTGAATAAGGAAATTGAAAAGAGGAGGGCTGAGTATGTTGCCAAATTATCTGAGGAAATAGCTTCTTTCAGTTCCTTGATCACTGAGATGGAGCAGAAGTGCCAGCTGCCAGCAAGtgaattcctgcaggtgagacGGTGTTAG